A region of the Lysobacter sp. K5869 genome:
TGATTTGCTCGCGCGACGGCGGCGGCCCCGAGTTGCTGGAGCCGGACTATCCGGGCCTGTGCGAAATGGAGGCCGGCGCTTTGGCGGCCAAGATCGTTCAGGCCGTCGACCATGGCCTGGCGCCGGCGCGCGCCGCGCAATCGCTGGGCGCGATCGAGGACGCGTGGCTGGAGTTCCACCGCCAGCGCAGCGCCGCGCCGGTCGCCGCGCCGCGGCGGCGCCGGCCCAAGGTGGCGCTGGCGATCACCCACTTCGAACGGCCGGCCAAGCTCACCGACGCGCTGATCTCGGCGGCGCGCCAGACCTACCCGGACCTGGAAATCCTCGTCGTCGACGACGGTTCCTCCAGCGAAGCCGCGCAGCGAGCGCTGGCGCAGCTGGAGCCGTTTCTCGATCGGCTCGGCGGCCGCTTGATCCGGCGCGAGAACGGTTATCTCGGCGCCGCCCGCAACAGCGCCTTGGCGGCGACCGACGCCGACTACATCTGCTTTCTGGACGACGACGATTACGCCTTCCCGAATCTGATCGAGACCTTGGTCGAAGCCGCCTTGGCCACCGATGCCGATGCGGTGAACTGCCTCAACGTGTTCATGCCCGAGACCAGCCGCTCCGAGCTGATCGCCGGGCTCGGCGGCGCGCAGCCGAAAGTCTGCTACGTCCCGATCGGCGGCCCGTTGTCGGTGGCGACGTTCGAGAATTGCCTGGGCGCGGCGACCGCGCTGCTGAAAACCTCGTCGCTGCGCGCGCTGGGCGGATACACCGAGCTGCGCGGCGTCGGCCACGAGGACTACGAACTGTTCCTGCGCATGGCGCAGGCCGGCCTGCGCCTGGAAGTCGTCGCCGAGCCCCTGTACCTGTACGAGGTGGGGCGGCCGAGCATGCTTTCGCGCACCAGCCTGTCGCGCAATTTCCGCCGTTGTTTCGACGCGTGCGCGCTGCCGCCCGACGGCGAGGCCGCGCGCGATCTGTTGTCGCTGACCCTGGGCAAGAAGGTCGCGGTCGACGCGCACAACCGGTTGTGGTGGCAATACTCGTTGCTGCAGACCGCGGACCTGCGCCATCAGCTGATGAACCCGGCGCTGTCGCGCGAGGAGATGCTCGGATTGCTGGTGCGCTTGGCTTCGGCCGAGGGCGAGCCGCGGTTGGCGCTGGCGTTCGGCGAGGATTTGCGCGCGAGCGCGGGCGCGTCGCGCGAAAAAGGCGAGGACGACTGGGTCGCGCTGCATTCGGTGGTGGCGCCGCCGGCCGCGGCGTCCGGCGCCCCCTACGATCCGGGCTTGGCCGACATCAAGCTCGAGGCCGAGCTCGGGCGCGGCGAGGTCGCGCTGGACAAGCTGATCGCCTTCGTCCATGCCGCCGGCCCGCTCGCGGCGGAGTTCTACCCGGTGGCGTTCGGCGTGCTGCGCCGTTCGGACGTCAAGTTGCATCAGGCCCGCTATCGGCAACTCAGCGCCGCGCTGGCGCGCAAGCGCGTGTCCAGGCACCAGCTGACCGAGGGGCGCGTGCTCATGGCGACCTTGGAATACATGCTCGGGCGCGGTGCGCCGGTGGCGGCGCTGCGCGAGATCGCCGCGGCCGACGAAGCGGCGTACCTGTCGATGCATGCCGACGTCGCCCGCGCGGTGGAGACCGGGACCGTCGCGCGCGGCATCGAGCATTACGCCGCCTTCGGCCTGCGCGAGGGCCGCGGCGGCTTCAACGGCATCGAAAAAATCGCCTCGGTGCTGCGCGATTGCGACGTCGAGATCGAGGTCGAAGACCTCCTCGACGCGGTCCGCGGCTGAGCGCGGCGGGGGATGGCATGAGCACGTATTTTCTTCGCACCGTCGTCGACGCCGGCGCGCCCGACGCGCCCGCTCGCGACCGGCTCGCGAATCTGGTCCACAACACCGGCAACTTGTTCTTCGAGGAGGCGGTGTCCCGCCAGCTCTACGCTTACCGCACGGTGCACGACCTGGAGTTGCTGCCGCCCGACGCGCAGACCCTGGTGCTGTCGATGTCGAACTTCATCAGCCCGGCCACCGATCTGGGCTGGCTGGCGGACTTCATCGAAGCGCGGCGAATTCCGCAGGTGGTGATGATCGGCGCCGGCGCGCAGGCCGAATCGTTCTCGCACCCGGTCGAACTGAGCGAAGGCACGCGGCGCTTCGTCGCGACGCTGTCGCACCGTTGCGAAACCATCGGCGTGCGCGGCTACTTCACCGCCGAAGTGCTGCATCGGGCCGGCATCCGCAACGTGGACGTCATCGGCTGCCCGTCGCTTTTCTTCGCCAACGACCGCGGCTTCCAGGTGAGCAAGCCGGACCTGGGCGGCCGGCGGCCGCGCACCGTCGTGCATTGCACTCCCTACGGCAACTATCGCGACGCCGTCGCCCATTTGCTGAGCTTCGCGGTGCGCGAGTGCGAGGCCTATGTCGCCCAAAGCGAGACCCAATTGCTGTTCGACGCCGAATGCGACGAGCGGCGGCGCTTTTTCTTCCAGTACTACAACGACGGCGATTTCGCCGCGGCCGAACTGGACGCGTGGATGCGCGAGCGGGTGCGCTGGTTCTTCGATCTGGAGTCGTGGCTGGGGTACCTCTCGCGCATGGAGTTCTCTGTCGGCGCGCGCTTCCACGGCAACATGGCGGCGTTGCAAGTGGGCGTGCCCGCGCTCAATCTGGTTTGCGATTCGCGCACGCGCGAGCTGTGCGAGTACCTGAATCTTCCTTTCGCGTTCTTCGACGAGTTCGACGGCCTGCGCGGCGCGGCCGAGCTGTACGAACGCACGGATTTTTCGCTGTTCAACGCCGGCTTCGCGCACAAATACGATCGTTACCGCGCGTTCTTGTCGCGCAACGGCCTGCGCCATCGCATGGGCGGCGGCGCGGCGGACGACGAGGCGCCGGCGCAGCGGATCGCCGCGATCCGCGCCGAATCGGTGGCGGCGCTGGTCCGTTCGCTCGGCGGCGGCGAGCTGGCGCCGGACGCGCTGATGCGCGAACTGCGTCTGCGCTTGCGCCCGGACCGCAGCGAGGAGGAAATGAAGCTCGCCGACCGCGGCGCGTTCGACTTGCGCCGGCCGCGATCCGAGCCGGCGGCCGCGGAGGAGGCCTGAATGGACGGCGCGGTCCTGGTCACCGGCGGGCTCGGCTACATCGGCTCGCACGCCTGCGTGGAGCTGGTCCGGGCCGGGCGCCGGGTCGTGGCGCTCGACAGTCTCGCCAACAGTTCGGCGGCGGTGGCCGAGCGATTGGCCGAGCTGACCGGCCGGCCGCTGAGTTTCGTGCATGGCGACGTGCGCGACATCGGCCTGCTGATCCGGGTGATGCGCGAACACGGCGTGGACAGCGTCCTGCACTTCGCCGGCAGCAAGGCCGTGGGCGAATCGGTGGGGCGCCCGGTGGCCTATTACGACAACAACGTCGGCGGCAGCATGGCGCTGATCGCGGCGATGCACGGCGCCGGCGTGCGCCGGCTGATCTTCTCCTCGTCGGCGACGGTCTACGCGCGGGGCGGGGCGATGCCGTTGGTCGAATCCTCGGCATTGGACGCGGGCAGCCCGTACGGGCGCAGCAAGCTGTTCGTCGAGCAGATGCTGTTCGATTTGCGCGCGTCCGATCCGGCCTGGTCGATCGCGTGCCTGCGCTATTTCAATCCGGTCGGCGCCCATCCCAGCGGCCGCATCGGCGAGAGTCCGCGCGGCGTGCCGAACAATCTGGTTCCGTTCATCGCCCAGGTCGCGTCCGGCCAGCGCGAGCGCTTGCAGGTGTTCGGCGGCGACTACGACACCGCCGACGGCACCGGAGTGCGCGACTACGTGCACGTGCTCGACATCGCCGAGGGGCATGTGCGCGCGTTGGACTATCTGGAGCGGGACGGCGGCGGCTGCGTAGCGGTCAACCTCGGAACCGGCCAGGGCGTGTCGGTGTTGGAAATGCTGCGCGAGTATGAGCGCGCCAGCGGCCGCCCGGTGCCTTACGCCGTGGCTCCGCGCCGCGCCGGCGACGTGGCGCGGTGCTGGGCCGATGCGTCGTTGGCGCAGCGCTTGTTCGATTGGCGGGCGCGGCGTTCGGTCGCGCAGATGTGCGAGGACAGCTGGCGCTGGCAGTGCGCCAACCCGGACGGCTATCGGTAGCGCCTTCAGTCCGCCGCAGCGCCGCCGGCGTTCGACCCATCGGGGTTGCGCTCGATCATCCACAACCCCGCCCACAGCTTGAGGTCGAGCTCGTAGCCTTCGGCCTGCTTGCCCATCAGCCACGCCGGCGCCTCGGCGCGCGGGACTTCGTGGACCAGGATGTCCTCGCCGGCGACGCCGCCGCCGGGGCCGACCCGGTGCAGGGCGGTGGCGCGGACGAAGGCGATGCGCTCGCTGCTCATGCCGGCCGAGGTCGGGCCGGTCAGCAGCACCTCGACCTTGCCCGGCTCCCAGCCGGTTTCCTCGATCAGCTCGCGCGCGGCCGCCGATTCCAGGGTGTCGTGGGCGTGGTCGTCGCCGACCAGACCGGCCGGCATTTCGATGGTGCGGGCGTTGAGCGGCACCCGGAACTGTTCGACGAACAGCACCTTATCGTCGGGCGTGACCGCGACGATGATCACCGCCATGCCCTTGCCGTGGGTGCGCTCGGCGTACTCCCAATGGCCGCGCCGCATCATCCGCAGCCACTGGCCGGTGTAGATGGTTTCCACGGGTTCGTGCTGGGCTGCGTGATCTTGGACTGCGGTCATAGCGTTCCTCGCCGGAGGCCCGCGGCCGCGGCGGCGGGCGATGATGGGGATTCGGTGTCGCGGCGCCGCGCGGATTGCGCCGCGGCGCGCGGGCGGAAGGGCGCGTGGCGTGCTTCCGCGGAAGGCTTCGATGCTACGACGAAACCTGTGACGTGGCGAAGTCCAGGCCCACCGCGGTGTACAGCCGGCGCCGGGTCATCGGGCCGAAGCGCAGGCGGTCGCACAGCGCTTGCAGGGCGGCGGCGTCGGCGCGGCCGCGGCGGTAGTGGTCGCCGTCGTCGGCCAGCGGCGCGTCCAGCGCGATCGTGGTCAGCTGCCGGCACAGCAGCGCCTGGGCGCGGTGTTCGCGCAGCTTGGCCGCGGCGCTGGCGGCGCCGCGCAGGCGCAGGAACGGGACTTCCTCGACCCGCGCCAACAACGCGTCGAGGCTGCCGAAGTGGCCGAGCAGGGCGGCCGCGGTCTTGGCGCCGATGCCGGGCACGCCGGGGATGTTGTCGACCGCGTCGCCGGTCAGGGCCAGATAGTCGGCGATCTGCGCCGCTTCCACGCCGTGGCGCTCGGGCACGCCGGCGGCGGTCCAGCGCAGGCCGCGGGCGAAGTCCCACTGCTCGTCGGCGTTCGCCAACAACTGCGAGAGATCCTTGTCGGCCGACACGATCACCCCGCGGTAGCCCTGCCCGCGCATGCGCATCAGCGCGCTGCCGATCAGATCGTCGGCCTCGTACTGCACGTCGGCCAGCACGCTCAGGCCCAGCGCCGAACACAGCGCCTTGCAATGGCCGAACTGGCGCTTGAGCGCGTCCGGCGCCGGATCGCGGTTGGCCTTGTAGGCCGGGTACAACTCGTTGCGGAAGCACGAATCCAGCGCCTCGTCGAACGCCACCGCGATGTGCTGCGGGCGCTCGCGTTCGATCAGCTCCAGCAGGAAACGGGCGAAGCCGTGCACGGCGTTGCTCGGCCAGCCTTCGGCGTCCTGGAAGTCGTCGGGGATCGAATGCCAGGCGCGGAACACGTACAGGCTGGCGTCGATCAGATAGACCGGCGTTTGCGGGGCGGGCGGGGTCGAGGTCATGCGCTCATTCCAACAGGTGCGGCGTGGTGCGGGTGGGAACCGTACGGGTGCAAACGGTGCGGAGGCCAACGGTGCCGATTCAGACGGTACGAATACAAACAGTGCGAATACAAACGCTGTGGACGCGAACCGCGCCTGGGCAAAGGCCGCGGTTCGGGCCGATGCGGGTCAAGCCGCGCGGCGCGCACGAGGCGTGCGCCGCGCGCTCACGGCGTCCAGGCGCGGGTCAATGCGGCCGAGTCCGGGCGTTCGCGCTCGGGCGCGTCGAGCTTGGCCGTGCCGATATGGATGAAGCCGACGATGCGCTCGTGCGCCTGCACGCCGAGCCAGCGTTCCACTGCTTCGTCGTAGGCCGGCCAGCCGGTCAGCCACACCGCGCCGAAGCCCAGCGCCTGCGCGGCTTGCAGCAGGGCGAAGCAGACGCAGCCGGCGGTCAGGGTGCGCTCGAGCTCGGGGATTTTTTCGTCCGGGCCGAGCTGCGCGATCACCGCGACGATCAGCGGCGCGTGCGAGAAGCGGCCGCGGTCTTTCTCCACCGCGGCCGGGCCGGCGTCGGGGAAGCGCTCGATCCCGCGCGCGGCCAGCCGCTCGCCGAGCGTGTGGCGGGCATCGCCCTGGATCGTGAGGAAACGGAACGGCACGCGCTTGCCGTGATCGGGCACGCGCACGGCCGAAGCCAACATACGCTGGAGGGTGGATTCGTCCGGTCCGGGCGCGGAAAGCTGCTTGGCGGGGATCGAACGGCGTTGGTCGAGGGCGGCCAGCAAGCGGGGGTCGGGGGTAGGCATTTAAGTAATCTGAATGTCGGTCACAAAAATGAACGATGC
Encoded here:
- a CDS encoding glycosyltransferase, whose product is MQRIDLLSERPSVCLVTEELPGVGGCGGIGAAFYELALLLAARGALVDVLFCPTAPLAAAEAERLRARLRERSIKLELLDVERHADGPPSHERRAYAVYRQLLAQRRYDFVHFHDYKGLGFFCVNAKKQGLAFAATALVVQLHGPTRWTIEANKTFFVHEDQLKIDHLEKVSIRHADYAVSPSAYLVDWLRGNGFELPPPERTLVLKNVCSQIVRELQSEGRDLREAGPATDLVLFARHEDRKGFAVFCDALDRVGEHLAKRNVRVGFMGKFGAVDSQPSGAYLIDRAQRWPFHCAIRTGFDRSAAAAYLSGLASPLVVVPSPFENSPYTVLEAAALGMPLICSRDGGGPELLEPDYPGLCEMEAGALAAKIVQAVDHGLAPARAAQSLGAIEDAWLEFHRQRSAAPVAAPRRRRPKVALAITHFERPAKLTDALISAARQTYPDLEILVVDDGSSSEAAQRALAQLEPFLDRLGGRLIRRENGYLGAARNSALAATDADYICFLDDDDYAFPNLIETLVEAALATDADAVNCLNVFMPETSRSELIAGLGGAQPKVCYVPIGGPLSVATFENCLGAATALLKTSSLRALGGYTELRGVGHEDYELFLRMAQAGLRLEVVAEPLYLYEVGRPSMLSRTSLSRNFRRCFDACALPPDGEAARDLLSLTLGKKVAVDAHNRLWWQYSLLQTADLRHQLMNPALSREEMLGLLVRLASAEGEPRLALAFGEDLRASAGASREKGEDDWVALHSVVAPPAAASGAPYDPGLADIKLEAELGRGEVALDKLIAFVHAAGPLAAEFYPVAFGVLRRSDVKLHQARYRQLSAALARKRVSRHQLTEGRVLMATLEYMLGRGAPVAALREIAAADEAAYLSMHADVARAVETGTVARGIEHYAAFGLREGRGGFNGIEKIASVLRDCDVEIEVEDLLDAVRG
- a CDS encoding 5'-3' exonuclease H3TH domain-containing protein, encoding MTSTPPAPQTPVYLIDASLYVFRAWHSIPDDFQDAEGWPSNAVHGFARFLLELIERERPQHIAVAFDEALDSCFRNELYPAYKANRDPAPDALKRQFGHCKALCSALGLSVLADVQYEADDLIGSALMRMRGQGYRGVIVSADKDLSQLLANADEQWDFARGLRWTAAGVPERHGVEAAQIADYLALTGDAVDNIPGVPGIGAKTAAALLGHFGSLDALLARVEEVPFLRLRGAASAAAKLREHRAQALLCRQLTTIALDAPLADDGDHYRRGRADAAALQALCDRLRFGPMTRRRLYTAVGLDFATSQVSS
- the galE gene encoding UDP-glucose 4-epimerase GalE, translated to MDGAVLVTGGLGYIGSHACVELVRAGRRVVALDSLANSSAAVAERLAELTGRPLSFVHGDVRDIGLLIRVMREHGVDSVLHFAGSKAVGESVGRPVAYYDNNVGGSMALIAAMHGAGVRRLIFSSSATVYARGGAMPLVESSALDAGSPYGRSKLFVEQMLFDLRASDPAWSIACLRYFNPVGAHPSGRIGESPRGVPNNLVPFIAQVASGQRERLQVFGGDYDTADGTGVRDYVHVLDIAEGHVRALDYLERDGGGCVAVNLGTGQGVSVLEMLREYERASGRPVPYAVAPRRAGDVARCWADASLAQRLFDWRARRSVAQMCEDSWRWQCANPDGYR
- a CDS encoding polysaccharide pyruvyl transferase family protein — its product is MSTYFLRTVVDAGAPDAPARDRLANLVHNTGNLFFEEAVSRQLYAYRTVHDLELLPPDAQTLVLSMSNFISPATDLGWLADFIEARRIPQVVMIGAGAQAESFSHPVELSEGTRRFVATLSHRCETIGVRGYFTAEVLHRAGIRNVDVIGCPSLFFANDRGFQVSKPDLGGRRPRTVVHCTPYGNYRDAVAHLLSFAVRECEAYVAQSETQLLFDAECDERRRFFFQYYNDGDFAAAELDAWMRERVRWFFDLESWLGYLSRMEFSVGARFHGNMAALQVGVPALNLVCDSRTRELCEYLNLPFAFFDEFDGLRGAAELYERTDFSLFNAGFAHKYDRYRAFLSRNGLRHRMGGGAADDEAPAQRIAAIRAESVAALVRSLGGGELAPDALMRELRLRLRPDRSEEEMKLADRGAFDLRRPRSEPAAAEEA
- a CDS encoding nitroreductase, coding for MPTPDPRLLAALDQRRSIPAKQLSAPGPDESTLQRMLASAVRVPDHGKRVPFRFLTIQGDARHTLGERLAARGIERFPDAGPAAVEKDRGRFSHAPLIVAVIAQLGPDEKIPELERTLTAGCVCFALLQAAQALGFGAVWLTGWPAYDEAVERWLGVQAHERIVGFIHIGTAKLDAPERERPDSAALTRAWTP
- a CDS encoding NUDIX hydrolase, whose product is MTAVQDHAAQHEPVETIYTGQWLRMMRRGHWEYAERTHGKGMAVIIVAVTPDDKVLFVEQFRVPLNARTIEMPAGLVGDDHAHDTLESAAARELIEETGWEPGKVEVLLTGPTSAGMSSERIAFVRATALHRVGPGGGVAGEDILVHEVPRAEAPAWLMGKQAEGYELDLKLWAGLWMIERNPDGSNAGGAAAD